The Kitasatospora albolonga nucleotide sequence GTGATGACGGACAACGGCGGACGGGGCTTCTGATGACGGACAACGGCGCAACCGGGCGGCCTGTCCGCGATATCGCGGACATCTACGAACTCTCGCCGATCCAGCAGGGCCTGCTCTACGAGCAGCTGGCTCAGCCGGGGCTCGGTATCTATGTGGAACAGCTGGAGCTGGAGTTCTCCGGGACGATGCACCCGGAACACTTCGAGCGGGCCTGGCAGCTGGTCGTCGACCGGCACCCGATCCTGCGCACCTCCTTCCACTGGCGCAAGAACGGCACCGCCGTGCAGGTCGTGCACGGCTCCGCCGAACTGCCGCTGGAGACGCTCGACTGGCGCGATCTCGACGGACGGACCCAGCGGGAGAGGCTGCGGGCCTCCCTGGACGCCGAACGGGCCGAGGGGTTCGACCTCGCCGATGTGCCGTTGATGCGCAGCACGCTGATCCGGCGGGCCGACGACCGGTGGACGTTCTCCTGGCGGTTCTCCCACCTGCTGATGGACGGCTGGTCGTTCACGCTGGCCATCCAGGACTTCATCGACCACTACCGGACGCTGTGCCGGGGAGGGCGGCCCGCCCCGCCGCCGGGCCGCCCCTACCGCGACTACCTCTCCTGGTGGCGCGACCGGGACCCCGAGAAGGCACGGGAGTTCTGGCGCGAGGAGCTGGCGGGCTACCGGCCGGTCGAGCAGGTGGACCTGGGCGGGACCGACGTCCCCCCGGGCGAGCCCACCCATGCCCACTTCGAGCACGTCCTCGGCGATCTGGCTCCCCGGCTGACCGCACTGGCCCGCTCGGAACAGCTGACACTCGCCACGCTGGCCCAGGGCGCCTGGTTCGTCGTCCTGGGCCGCTTCCTCGGCCGTACGGATCTGGCCTGCGGGATCACCATGGCGCACCGGCCCGCCGACCTGGTCGGCTCCGAGGACATCCTGGGGCCGATGATCGCCACCCTGCCGCTGCGCCGGAGGCTGGAACCCACGGCGGTGCTGCGGACCTGGCTGCGGGAGTTCGGCACGTACGTCATGGAGGCGAGCGGACACAGCGCCGTCCCGCTCACCGAGATGCAGTCCCTGCTCGGTACGGACTCCGCGGTCCCGGTCCTCCAGAGCAGCGTCTCCTACGAGAACGTGCCGATGCCGGACTTCGACCTCGCGGACGTCGGGGCGGAGATGACCGGACTGAGCTACGACGGCAGGCCCCATTTCCCCATCACCATGGTGATCATGCCGGGCGCCGACATGCCGCTGCGGGTCGTCCACGACCGCCGGAAGGTCTCCGACGAGATGGCGGAGCGGTTCGCCGCCGAAGTCGTCGCCGTACTGACGCAGATGATCGAACGCCCCGAAGTGACTCTGGGAGAGCTGACCTTCCTCAGCACCCCGGAGCCCGCGACCACCCCTCTCACCGAGCCGGGCACCGAACCCCTCCACGAGACCTTCCGGCACCACGCGCGGCTGCGCCCGGAGGCGGTCGCCGTACGCTGCGGAAGCCGTACGCTCACCTACCGGGAGCTCGACGCGTACTCCGACCGGATCGCCGCCGCCCTGCGTGAGCGGTGTCCGGACGCGGCCCGCGTGGGCCTGTGCCTGCCCCGCTCCGCCGAACTGGTCGCCGCCATGATCGGGGTGCTCAAGGCCGGTGCCGCCTACGTCCCCCTGGACCCGGAGTACCCGGCGGACCGGCTGGCCGACGTGCTGGCCGACTCGGGGGCGGAACTGGTGCTCACCGACGGCGCGCCGGACGGCTCGCTCACGACGGGCGGGGCCCGGGTGGTCACCCTCGCCGACGTGGACCGGCAGCCGTCCGGTGACGTTCCACCGGTGGCCTGCGGCCCCGGCACGCCCGCCTACCTCCTCCACACCTCGGGCTCGACCGGACGGCCGAAGGGCGTGCCGATCACCCACCGCCACGTACAGAGCCTGCTGGCCGCGGGCCGCGAGGTCTTCGGCTTCACGGCGGAGGACGTGTGGACCTTCGCGCACTCCTTCGCCTTCGACTACTCGGTGTGGGAGATCTGGGGCGCGCTGGGCAACGGCGCCTCGCTCGTCGTGGTGGACCGGGAGACCGGACGCGATCCGCGCGCCCTGGCCCGGCTGGTCGCCGAGGAGCGGGTGACGGTGCTCAGCGAGACCCCCTCGCTCTTCGAGCACCTGGTGCCCGAACTGCCCGACGACACCGCGCTGCGCCGGGTCTTCCTCGGCGGCGACCGGCTGGACCCCGCGCTCCTGCGGCCCTGGTTCGCCCGGTCCGGCGGCCGGGACATCGAGCTGTACAACCTCTACGGGGTCACCGAGGCCACCGTGGTCTCCACCTACCACCTCGTGCGCGAGGAGGACGTACGGACCGACCGGCCGGTCCCGATCGGCCGCGCGCTGCCCAACCAGCGGGTGTACCTCCTGGACGAGCACGACCGCCCCGTACCGGTGGGCGCCACCGGCCAGTTGTGCGTGGCCGGTCCCGCGGTCGCCGCGGGCTACCACGACCGGGACCGGCTCACCGCGGAGCGTTTCGCCGTCGACCCGCTGAGCGACCCGCCGACCGGCCCCATGTACCGCACCGGTGACCTCGCCACCACCACCCCTCAGGGGGAGCTCCGCTTCCTCGGCCGCGCCGACGCGCAGGTCAAGGTGCGCGGCTTCCGCGTCGAACCGGGCGAGATCGAGGCCGCGTTGCGCGAGGCGCCGGGGGTGCGGTCGGCGACGGTGGCCGTCCACGGAACCGGTGGAGCACAGCGGCTCGTTGGTTACGCCGTACCTCATGGCCCGCTCCAGGAACCGGACTTGGGCCCGGACCGGAGCGACGGACGTGACCCGGACCGGGCCGCCGGTCCCCGGCTCGCCGAACCGCTGCGGGAGCTCCTGCGCGCACGGCTGCCCGAGCACATGGTGCCGGTCGCGGTGTACTGGATCGACCGGATTCCCACCACCCCGGGCGGCAAGGTGGACATCTCCGCCCTGCCGGTACCGGACACCGCGACGGCCGCCCGGTTCATCGCCCCGAGGACCGGGACCGAACGGCTGCTCACCGGGCTGCTGGCGGAGCTCCTCCAGATCCCGGACGTGGGCGTGGGCGACGGGCTGGGCGAGCTGGGCCTGAACTCGCTCGGCGCGATGCGGCTGACCGCCCGGCTGCGCGGTGAGCACGCGCTCGACCTGGCGGTGAGCGATCTGCTGGCCGCCCGTACGGTCGGGGAGCTGGCGCGTGCGGTGGAGGCCGTACGCCCGGTCGCGGCGGAGGAGGCCCGGTGAACGCGGCACCCGGACAGCCCGCGACGGACCACCCCGGCAGCCCGGAGAACCAGCGGTGGCGGGAGCGGGTCCGGCGGTTCGCCGAGGAGGAGATCGCCCCGCTCTCCGCGAAGATGGACCGGACGGCCGCACTGGACGCCACCCTGCGCGAACGCCTGTTCTCCGAGGGGCTGATGTCGGTGGAGATCCCGCGCGGCTACGGAGGTACGGGCGGGACCCTGTGCCAGCTGATCCTCACCGTCGAGGAGGTGGCCCGGGTCGATCCCGGCGTCGCCGTCGGGGTCCATGTGCACAACGTCCTCGTCGCCGGAACGCTGCTCCGGCACGCCTCGGGCGACCAGCGCAGGCAGTACCTCCCGCAGCTGGCCACCGGGAGGATCGGCGCCTTCGCCCTCTCCGAGGAGCAGGCGGGCAGCGACGCGTTCGCCCTGGCCACCGTCGCCCGCCAGGAGGGCGCGGGCTATGTGCTCAGCGGCCGCAAGCGGTGGACCAGCAACGCGCGCAACGCCGATCTGCTCCTCGTCTTCGCCCTGGCCGACGACGGCGGCCCGACGGCGTTCGTGGTCCCCGCCGACGCGCCCGGGGTCTCCCTGGACCACCGGGTGGAGCAGATGGGGGTGAGGGCGGCGGCCACATCGGACGTGGTCCTGGACCGGACCCCGGTCCGTACCGCCCAGCGCATCGGCCCGCCCGGCGGTGGCCAGACGGTGGCGATGGCCGGACTGGACCTCGGGCGGCTCGGTATCGCCGCGCAGATGGTCGGGCTCGCCCAGGGCGCCCTGGACGTGGCGGTCGGCTACAGCAGGGTCCGCGAGCAGTTCGGCAGCCGGATAGCCGACTACCAGGGCGTCCAGTTCCCGCTGGCCGATGTGGCCAGCAGGCTGGCGGCGGCCAGGGCGCTGCTGTACCAGGCGGTCGGCCTCTGCGGCCGGGGCACCGACCCCGTCGAGCTGATGCGGCTGACCGCCATGGCGAAGTACATCGCGTCCGACGTGGCCGAACGGGCGGCCTCGGTGGCCGTGGAGACCCTCGGCGGGAACGGCTACACCGACGCCTACCCGGTCGAGCGGTTCTACCGGGATGCCAAGGCCGGAAAGATCTACGAGGGCACCTCCAACGTCCTGCTCCGCACCATCGCCTCGATCATGACGGGGGTGAACCCGGGTGACTGAGCCCCTGCGCCTGCTCTGCTTCCCCTACGCGGGCGGCAACGCCCAGACGTACGTCCGGTGGCGGCGGCACCTGGGGCCGGACATCGAGGTGTGCCCCATGCAACTGCCCGGCCACGGCGAGCGGATCGGCGAGACGCCCCGGCACCGCTGGGACGATCTGCTGGCCGACGTCCGGACCAGGCTGGCCAGTCGGACGGACCGGCCGGTCGCGCTGTTCGGGCACAGCCTCGGCGCCCTGCTGGCCTTCGAGTGCGCCCGGATACTGGTGGCCGAGCACGGCATCCAGCCGGTGCGGCTGCTGGTGTCGGGCCACCGGGCGCCCCATCTGCCCCTGCGCGAGGAGGTCCTGCACCACCTGCCGGACCCGGAGTTCCTGGCGAGGCTCAGTGAACGGTCGCGCACGCTAAGGGCGTTGACCGACCCCGAGTTCCGCAAGCTCCTCCTGCCCATGCTGCGGGCCGACTTCACCGCCTCGGAGACCTACGCGTACGTGGAGAGACCGCCGTTGAGCTGCCCGGTCACCGCCCTGGGCGGTGAGCAGGACGCGGATGTGAGCCTGGCGGAGCTCTCCGCCTGGCAGCGGCACACCACGGGCCCGTTCGAGCTGGCCGCGTTCGAGGGGGACCACTTCTTCGTCGACGACGCCTGGAAGACGGTGGTGGCCACGGTCGGCGACCGGCTGAACCCCCGCACCGGGAGCACGCGGAGGTGAGGGGCGGGTGGCCGGGGGCCGGGCGGCCCCTGGCCGTCCGGAGCTGCCCGGACGTTCCGGGCGGCCCGCGCGGTCACCCCGGGGACGTGGACCCGTGACCGGTCCGCCGGAGGACGGCCTGTGCCGAGGCGAGGCGTTCGGATGCCTCGCGGCCCGGGGCCGTATCGCCCGTGACGTCGTCGGCCCAGGCCAGCAGCCGGTCCAGCTGTGCGTCGGCCGAGGACGCGGCGATGCGGGGTGTGCCGACGACGACCTCCCCGCCCGTCCCGTCGAGGGCGATCAGCGTGCCCTCGGCCAGCGTCCGTCCGCCCGCCCGGACAGAGCCGGCGGCGGCATCGACCGTGAGGCCCGCGGCACCCACGACGGCGGGTTTCCCCATCGACCGCGCCACGACGGCCGCGTGGCTGGCCGGGCCGCCGCGCGCGGTGACGACCCCGGCGGCGGCCGCCAGGCCGTGCAGGTCGAGCGGGGAGGTCTCGGGGCGCAGCAGGACGACCGGGCCGCCCGCCGCCAGCCGCACCGCGCGGTCGGCGGTGGTCGCCAGCCGGCCGACGGCGACACCGGGGGAGGCGCCCAGCCCCCGGGTGAACAGGGCGCCGGGTCCGACCGCCGTGATCCGGGGCGTACGTACGTGGGCGAGGTGCCCCGGTGCGACGCGGAGCAGCGCCTCGTCGCGCCCGATCGTGCCCGCGTCGGCGAGGTCGACCGCGACCCGGACCCCGGCGCGCCCGGTGAACCGCCCGGGCCGCACCTGGAGCAGCCACAGTTCGCCCGCCTCGTAGGTGAACTCGACGTAGCACGCGTCGTGGTGGTGCTCCTCCAGCCGGTGCAGGGCGGACAGCAGACGGTCCCACACCGCGGGTTCGCGGACGGCCAGTTCGCCCAGCGGTTCGGTCAGTGACGCGCCCGAGACGACGTCGCTGCCCTGGCGGCCGAACAGGGCCTCGCCGTAAGGGACATGCTCCCCGGTGGTGGGATCACGGCTGAACGCGACGCCCGTCCCGCTGTGCCGGTCGCGATTGCCGAAGACCATCGCCTGTACGGTCACGGCGGTGCCCAAGTCGTGCGGTATGCCGTGCAGTTCGCGGTAGGTCCGGGCGCGCGGGGTGTTCCAGGACGAGAACACGGCCGCGACGGCCAGCTCCAACTGCCGGGCGGCGTCGTCGGGAACGGGGGCGCCGCCGTGCTCCGCGACGATCCGCCCGACGTCCTCGATCGCCTCGGCGAGGCGGTCCGTGCCAGTGTCCGGTCCGGCGGGCGTACGGTCGACGCGCGCCAGGCTCTCCGGGCCCACCCCGACGACCTCGGAGGCGAAGCCGGTCAGGAACCTCAGCCGTGCGTCGAGCGCGAACCGCGGGTCGCCCGTCTCGTCGGCCAGGGCGGCGGTCGCGGCGGTGGTGAGCCCGAGGTTGAGGACGGTGCTCATCATGCCGGGCATCGACACCCTGCCGCCCGAGCGGACGGACACCGCGAGCGGCCGCCGGAGGCCGCCGAGTCTGCGCTGCGTGGCGGTTTCGAGAGCGGCGACGGCCGCCGCCAGTTCGGCGCCGAGGCCGTCGGGCAGCCGTCCGGTACGGAGGAAGGCGCGGCACGCCCCCGTACCGATGACGAACCCCGGCGGCACCGGCAGCCCCAGGCGGCGGAGCGCGATCAGCCCGTGCGCCTTGCCGCCGAGGACGTCCGCCGTCTCCTCGACCTCGGCCGAGAGCGGGTGAATCCAGGTCATGGCGCGGTCCTCTCCGGGGGGTGCGGGCGGGAGTCAGTGGCGCGGGATGCCGAGCGTGGCCAGCAGGTCCTCGTGCAGGTGGAACCAGACGGTGTGGTACGAGGAGGTGCTGTCCGCCACCGCCGCCGGCTCGCCCGCCCGCGCGCGGGCCAGGGCGTCGGCGAGCCGGACGGGGTAGCGCCCGAAGCGGGCCAGCGCCCCGGACAGCTCGGCGCAGACCGGCTCGGCGCGCCGGTGGAACTCCGTGAACAGGCCGAGCACCCGGGCGTCGTAGGACGGGTCACCGTGGTCGTTCATCGTCAGGGCGCCGTCCACGGTGCGGGTCTGCCAGGCCGTGCAGAGGTCGAGCAGCTCGGGGTTGAGCACCATGAACCGGTCGAACGCCGAGGTCAGCCGGGTCCGGACCCCGGCAGCCGCCACCTCCTGGGCGATCCGCCCGGCGTCCGCCGCCCGCCCGGCCTCCGTAAGCCCCCATCCGCCGAAGTCCCCGGCGGTACGGGTGACGAGTCCGGCCACGGCGAGATCGATCAGCTCCGATTCGACGTCGGCCTCGGGGAGCCCCGTCGCCCCGGCCACCCCGGCGATTCCGGAGAAGCCGATGCAGCGGAGGGCGTGCAGGACCAGCAGGTCGGTGCTGGTCGTACGGGGCGGAACGGACTGGGTCATGGCGCGGCCCCATCGGGTGCGAGAGATGCGAGAGGTGCGGGATGTGGAAGAGAGGCGGGAGAACGGGGGCGGCCGGAGGTGGCCGCATCGCCGCTCGACGTACAAGATACACAGAACATCTGGATGACGAGAACATCTGAATGTGGGCGGACGGGTCCCCTTCCCCCGGAAGGGAAGAGGGGGCCCCTGACTCAGTCCTCGGTCCAGCCGTGGTTCTTCGCGAACTGGGCCAGCCCGCTGCGGACCTGGAGGATCTGCTGCCCGGTGAGCGAGGGCGCCGCCGCGAGCAGGGCCTCGGTGACCTCCCGCGTGAACTCCGCCGTGCTGAGCACATCGCAGAGCGAGTCGTCGTACGGGGCGGCCTGCCTGCCGCTCTCCCCGGGGGCGAGGCGGACCTCCGACGCCTTCGGGCCCCGCTCGCCCTCCTCGATCCGGAACTCCACCATCACACCGGCACTGATCAGTGCTTCGGGCACCTGCATATCGTTCACGTGCAGGAATACATCGTCCCCACCGGTTTCGGGGGCGATGAACCCGTACCCCCTCGTACTGTCGAAACGCACCACACGACCAGTCACCATGCCGACCCCCACCGGGAAACGCTCACTGTCCACACCCGGGCACCTCGCCCGCCGCATCGGGTCGAGCGTAGCCGTGAGAACACCGGGGAGGCGACCCGTCGCGGCGGGTCCTCCGGCCTCAGGCCGAACGGGCCGGGGCCGAGGTGTCCATGGCGACCGAGACCGCGAGCAGCCCCAGTGCCGTGCCCATCAGATAGCGCTGGACCCTGAGCCAGGAGGGGCGGCGGGCGAGGAAGACGGCGATGGTCCCGGCGGCCAGGACGATGGACAGGTTGACGGTGAGGGCCACCACGATCTGGACGGAACCCAGCACGAGCCCCTGGAGCAGCACGTTCCCCGACTCCAGGGCGATGAACTGGGGGATGAGGGAGAGGTACATGATGGCGATCTTCGGGTTGAGCAGATTCGTCATCAGGCCCATCGTGAAAAGTCTG carries:
- a CDS encoding non-ribosomal peptide synthetase, whose amino-acid sequence is MTDNGATGRPVRDIADIYELSPIQQGLLYEQLAQPGLGIYVEQLELEFSGTMHPEHFERAWQLVVDRHPILRTSFHWRKNGTAVQVVHGSAELPLETLDWRDLDGRTQRERLRASLDAERAEGFDLADVPLMRSTLIRRADDRWTFSWRFSHLLMDGWSFTLAIQDFIDHYRTLCRGGRPAPPPGRPYRDYLSWWRDRDPEKAREFWREELAGYRPVEQVDLGGTDVPPGEPTHAHFEHVLGDLAPRLTALARSEQLTLATLAQGAWFVVLGRFLGRTDLACGITMAHRPADLVGSEDILGPMIATLPLRRRLEPTAVLRTWLREFGTYVMEASGHSAVPLTEMQSLLGTDSAVPVLQSSVSYENVPMPDFDLADVGAEMTGLSYDGRPHFPITMVIMPGADMPLRVVHDRRKVSDEMAERFAAEVVAVLTQMIERPEVTLGELTFLSTPEPATTPLTEPGTEPLHETFRHHARLRPEAVAVRCGSRTLTYRELDAYSDRIAAALRERCPDAARVGLCLPRSAELVAAMIGVLKAGAAYVPLDPEYPADRLADVLADSGAELVLTDGAPDGSLTTGGARVVTLADVDRQPSGDVPPVACGPGTPAYLLHTSGSTGRPKGVPITHRHVQSLLAAGREVFGFTAEDVWTFAHSFAFDYSVWEIWGALGNGASLVVVDRETGRDPRALARLVAEERVTVLSETPSLFEHLVPELPDDTALRRVFLGGDRLDPALLRPWFARSGGRDIELYNLYGVTEATVVSTYHLVREEDVRTDRPVPIGRALPNQRVYLLDEHDRPVPVGATGQLCVAGPAVAAGYHDRDRLTAERFAVDPLSDPPTGPMYRTGDLATTTPQGELRFLGRADAQVKVRGFRVEPGEIEAALREAPGVRSATVAVHGTGGAQRLVGYAVPHGPLQEPDLGPDRSDGRDPDRAAGPRLAEPLRELLRARLPEHMVPVAVYWIDRIPTTPGGKVDISALPVPDTATAARFIAPRTGTERLLTGLLAELLQIPDVGVGDGLGELGLNSLGAMRLTARLRGEHALDLAVSDLLAARTVGELARAVEAVRPVAAEEAR
- a CDS encoding acyl-CoA dehydrogenase translates to MNAAPGQPATDHPGSPENQRWRERVRRFAEEEIAPLSAKMDRTAALDATLRERLFSEGLMSVEIPRGYGGTGGTLCQLILTVEEVARVDPGVAVGVHVHNVLVAGTLLRHASGDQRRQYLPQLATGRIGAFALSEEQAGSDAFALATVARQEGAGYVLSGRKRWTSNARNADLLLVFALADDGGPTAFVVPADAPGVSLDHRVEQMGVRAAATSDVVLDRTPVRTAQRIGPPGGGQTVAMAGLDLGRLGIAAQMVGLAQGALDVAVGYSRVREQFGSRIADYQGVQFPLADVASRLAAARALLYQAVGLCGRGTDPVELMRLTAMAKYIASDVAERAASVAVETLGGNGYTDAYPVERFYRDAKAGKIYEGTSNVLLRTIASIMTGVNPGD
- a CDS encoding thioesterase produces the protein MTEPLRLLCFPYAGGNAQTYVRWRRHLGPDIEVCPMQLPGHGERIGETPRHRWDDLLADVRTRLASRTDRPVALFGHSLGALLAFECARILVAEHGIQPVRLLVSGHRAPHLPLREEVLHHLPDPEFLARLSERSRTLRALTDPEFRKLLLPMLRADFTASETYAYVERPPLSCPVTALGGEQDADVSLAELSAWQRHTTGPFELAAFEGDHFFVDDAWKTVVATVGDRLNPRTGSTRR
- a CDS encoding pyruvate, phosphate dikinase, which produces MTWIHPLSAEVEETADVLGGKAHGLIALRRLGLPVPPGFVIGTGACRAFLRTGRLPDGLGAELAAAVAALETATQRRLGGLRRPLAVSVRSGGRVSMPGMMSTVLNLGLTTAATAALADETGDPRFALDARLRFLTGFASEVVGVGPESLARVDRTPAGPDTGTDRLAEAIEDVGRIVAEHGGAPVPDDAARQLELAVAAVFSSWNTPRARTYRELHGIPHDLGTAVTVQAMVFGNRDRHSGTGVAFSRDPTTGEHVPYGEALFGRQGSDVVSGASLTEPLGELAVREPAVWDRLLSALHRLEEHHHDACYVEFTYEAGELWLLQVRPGRFTGRAGVRVAVDLADAGTIGRDEALLRVAPGHLAHVRTPRITAVGPGALFTRGLGASPGVAVGRLATTADRAVRLAAGGPVVLLRPETSPLDLHGLAAAAGVVTARGGPASHAAVVARSMGKPAVVGAAGLTVDAAAGSVRAGGRTLAEGTLIALDGTGGEVVVGTPRIAASSADAQLDRLLAWADDVTGDTAPGREASERLASAQAVLRRTGHGSTSPG
- a CDS encoding transcriptional regulator; this translates as MTQSVPPRTTSTDLLVLHALRCIGFSGIAGVAGATGLPEADVESELIDLAVAGLVTRTAGDFGGWGLTEAGRAADAGRIAQEVAAAGVRTRLTSAFDRFMVLNPELLDLCTAWQTRTVDGALTMNDHGDPSYDARVLGLFTEFHRRAEPVCAELSGALARFGRYPVRLADALARARAGEPAAVADSTSSYHTVWFHLHEDLLATLGIPRH
- a CDS encoding cold-shock protein, which produces MVTGRVVRFDSTRGYGFIAPETGGDDVFLHVNDMQVPEALISAGVMVEFRIEEGERGPKASEVRLAPGESGRQAAPYDDSLCDVLSTAEFTREVTEALLAAAPSLTGQQILQVRSGLAQFAKNHGWTED